In one Mucilaginibacter ginsenosidivorax genomic region, the following are encoded:
- a CDS encoding LytR/AlgR family response regulator transcription factor: MILNCLIVDDEPIARDILRAYISQVPYLNLAGECRDAFEAMQVINRQPVNLIILDINMPRLSGLDMLRTLKKYPAIIITSAYPEYALEGFELSVTDYLLKPFSFPRFVQATEKALTTVNPSFSSSASTGEKEDFLMVKSDKKLTKVFFYEITYVEAYGNYIFIYREQDRIMSKQTLTQFQEQLPGNRFVRIHKSYIISLHSVKFIEGNEVSIGTKKLPVGKVYKDNLLKKLQ, from the coding sequence ATGATCTTAAATTGCCTTATTGTTGATGATGAACCGATCGCCCGTGATATTTTGAGGGCTTATATTTCGCAGGTGCCTTATTTAAACCTGGCTGGCGAATGCAGGGATGCGTTTGAGGCCATGCAGGTGATCAACCGGCAACCTGTCAATCTGATCATCCTGGATATTAACATGCCGCGTTTAAGCGGGCTGGACATGCTGCGGACACTGAAAAAATACCCGGCGATCATCATCACTTCCGCTTACCCGGAGTACGCGCTGGAGGGGTTCGAACTTTCGGTAACGGATTATCTGTTGAAGCCGTTTTCCTTTCCGCGGTTCGTTCAGGCAACTGAGAAGGCATTGACCACCGTGAATCCCTCATTTTCATCGTCGGCATCAACAGGAGAAAAAGAGGATTTCCTGATGGTAAAATCAGATAAAAAATTAACCAAAGTTTTTTTTTACGAGATCACTTACGTGGAGGCCTATGGCAATTATATCTTCATTTATCGCGAGCAGGACAGGATCATGTCGAAACAAACGCTTACCCAATTTCAAGAACAGCTTCCTGGCAACAGGTTTGTCCGTATTCATAAATCTTACATCATTTCACTTCATTCTGTTAAATTCATAGAAGGCAATGAAGTCTCTATCGGAACTAAAAAATTACCGGTTGGTAAAGTTTATAAGGATAACCTGTTAAAAAAGTTGCAATAA
- a CDS encoding helix-turn-helix domain-containing protein, with protein MSISLHFSEIADVYKFFNLDQPLKHPLVAVIDFSDVDEQVAENTRISCDYYCLLFKRYDGNNVKYGRKVVDFNNGSLMCIAPNQVLDLETDIDAYTEKEGWGVFFHPDLIRGTSLHDKMKDYSFFSYEVWEALHMSEKEKHIFYDCVQKLDNELHENIDTHSQSVIVSHIELLLNYCARFYGRQFITRKSANSSVIMQVEKILRDYFSNAGLKEQGLPTVKNLADKVNLSPGYLSDLLKKETGKNAQDHIHYYLIEEAKNILISTDKPVGEVAYLLGFEYPQYFNKLFKQKTGKTPVEFRNLN; from the coding sequence ATGAGCATATCGCTTCATTTTTCCGAGATAGCCGATGTTTATAAGTTCTTCAACTTAGATCAGCCACTTAAACATCCGCTTGTTGCCGTTATTGACTTTAGCGATGTTGATGAGCAGGTGGCAGAAAACACCAGGATATCCTGCGATTACTACTGCTTATTGTTTAAGCGGTATGATGGCAATAATGTAAAATACGGACGTAAGGTGGTTGATTTTAATAACGGCAGCCTGATGTGTATTGCACCGAACCAGGTATTGGACCTGGAAACCGATATTGACGCATACACCGAAAAGGAGGGCTGGGGTGTGTTTTTTCATCCCGACCTGATCAGAGGAACCAGTCTTCATGATAAAATGAAAGATTATAGCTTTTTCTCTTATGAAGTGTGGGAGGCGCTTCATATGTCCGAAAAAGAGAAACACATCTTTTATGATTGCGTACAGAAACTGGACAATGAATTACATGAGAACATAGATACACACAGTCAGTCTGTGATTGTATCCCATATTGAGCTGCTTTTAAATTATTGCGCACGCTTCTACGGGCGACAATTTATTACAAGGAAAAGTGCGAATAGCTCAGTTATTATGCAGGTGGAAAAAATACTACGCGATTATTTTAGCAATGCCGGGCTTAAAGAGCAAGGTTTACCAACTGTGAAAAACCTGGCAGATAAAGTCAACTTATCGCCGGGTTATCTGAGCGATCTCCTAAAAAAAGAAACGGGGAAGAATGCGCAGGACCATATCCACTACTATTTAATCGAAGAAGCCAAAAACATCCTGATCAGCACTGATAAGCCAGTTGGCGAAGTAGCTTACCTGCTGGGCTTTGAATATCCCCAATATTTTAATAAGCTTTTTAAGCAAAAAACAGGTAAAACACCTGTTGAGTTTCGCAACCTGAACTAA
- a CDS encoding serine hydrolase domain-containing protein, with protein MKTFVTSLVALFLMIVSTFAQTDTVHTNLFKDIPAWMTEYRVPCVGVGIIENGQIKWVKNFGDLQAGHSAPENSLFNIASQTKPVTAMLTLKLVQMGKWNLDEPLVHYWTDPDIAGDPCLIKLTTRFVLSHQTGFPNWRSDNGGTKLKFKFEPGTASGYSGEGFEYLRRALEAKFHQSLAVLMATYLFKPLGMNDTQYWSENLDTTRFAMWHDGQGKRYATSIQTSVNAADDLITSIADYCTLGIYAMKLANDGGPVYAEMIRPQRRTKRGNASGLGWGLVDGLPNGEYALQHGGSDIGVRTMAIFLPGSKSGVVVMTNGDNGEFICDRIIKRALPEGALILETMNKSATSHERVAIADQLIQSYIGTYAQSNGKLVKVEKDGNALKISGDGVPTVTVFPESANKFFMEGYDVQLQFPDTNSLVVIESGKQVLKVNRK; from the coding sequence ATGAAAACATTCGTCACCTCCTTAGTCGCCTTATTCCTGATGATCGTTTCGACTTTTGCCCAAACCGATACTGTTCACACTAACTTATTTAAAGATATCCCTGCCTGGATGACCGAATACCGTGTCCCCTGCGTTGGTGTTGGCATTATCGAAAATGGTCAGATCAAATGGGTCAAAAACTTTGGCGACTTACAAGCCGGGCACTCTGCACCAGAAAATTCGTTATTCAATATCGCTTCGCAAACCAAACCGGTAACCGCTATGCTTACTTTGAAGCTGGTACAAATGGGTAAATGGAACTTAGATGAGCCGCTGGTGCATTACTGGACAGATCCGGATATTGCAGGCGATCCTTGTCTGATAAAACTGACTACCCGTTTTGTGTTGAGCCACCAGACCGGTTTCCCTAACTGGCGGTCAGATAACGGGGGGACCAAACTCAAATTCAAATTTGAACCAGGCACTGCCTCAGGCTATTCGGGCGAAGGTTTTGAGTATTTGCGCCGGGCGCTGGAAGCAAAGTTTCATCAATCCCTTGCTGTATTGATGGCTACTTACCTGTTCAAACCGCTGGGTATGAACGACACACAATATTGGAGCGAAAACCTGGATACTACACGCTTTGCTATGTGGCACGACGGGCAAGGCAAACGCTACGCTACATCGATCCAAACTTCGGTAAACGCAGCTGATGACCTGATCACCAGTATTGCCGACTATTGCACCCTGGGTATCTACGCCATGAAACTGGCTAATGACGGCGGCCCGGTTTATGCCGAAATGATCAGACCGCAAAGAAGAACCAAACGCGGCAACGCCTCCGGACTGGGTTGGGGCCTCGTGGACGGCCTACCCAATGGTGAATACGCCCTGCAGCACGGGGGCTCGGACATTGGGGTTAGGACTATGGCGATTTTTCTGCCGGGATCAAAAAGCGGCGTGGTCGTGATGACCAATGGTGATAACGGCGAATTCATCTGCGACCGCATCATCAAACGCGCCCTGCCTGAAGGAGCGCTGATCCTGGAAACCATGAACAAATCTGCGACCAGCCACGAAAGGGTAGCTATCGCCGATCAGTTGATCCAAAGCTATATCGGCACATACGCACAAAGTAATGGCAAACTGGTAAAGGTTGAGAAGGATGGCAACGCCTTAAAAATTTCCGGGGATGGTGTGCCCACTGTAACTGTATTCCCCGAATCAGCGAACAAATTCTTTATGGAGGGTTACGATGTGCAGCTACAGTTTCCCGACACCAACTCCTTGGTCGTAATCGAAAGTGGCAAACAAGTACTAAAGGTTAACCGCAAATAA
- a CDS encoding M28 family metallopeptidase — protein MKKYLIILILAINILESKSQSVGTLKKDMYGIASDATEGRFTAFPGYLKAAKYVASQLKASGIKPGWKERNKLTYLQPVPFSWDNYSGTTLIINGKPYLHSPKNYIVIQRGITGPGKWVVTTSGDSVNDKSAGVLLLPNKEQANNWETTVIRQYRFGYMHYRPDGIKAANSLPSIMVSPLLAKMLATGDSITVKLKYRSEDKTGYNVIGKALGTNLKMAHRAILVGAHLDHIGRIGNHIYNGANDDASGCVTELSAAKMLAAHPAKRTVIFAFFCGEELNLKGSHWFADHLPVPQKDIVMTINLEQLGSKHRSFKGVWALGDPQFKTAFMNAGKNFTTLNLQFSATDSVKEVLRNTDTYSFINKQIPSLLLGSGGFDEHHTPQDKISLIDFPHLRRATHLLYTFLQSDL, from the coding sequence ATGAAAAAGTATCTGATCATTCTGATTTTGGCCATTAATATTTTGGAAAGCAAATCGCAAAGTGTGGGTACATTAAAAAAAGACATGTATGGTATTGCCTCCGATGCCACAGAAGGACGTTTTACTGCCTTTCCCGGATATCTGAAAGCTGCAAAATATGTGGCGAGCCAATTAAAGGCATCAGGCATAAAACCCGGCTGGAAGGAAAGAAACAAATTAACCTATTTGCAACCTGTCCCTTTCAGCTGGGATAATTATTCTGGCACCACACTGATCATTAATGGTAAACCCTACCTGCATTCCCCAAAAAACTATATTGTTATTCAGCGCGGTATTACAGGGCCCGGAAAATGGGTCGTAACAACATCCGGCGATTCGGTAAATGATAAATCAGCCGGTGTTCTCCTTCTCCCCAACAAAGAACAGGCAAATAACTGGGAAACAACCGTCATCCGGCAATACCGCTTCGGGTATATGCATTACCGGCCCGATGGCATAAAAGCCGCAAACAGCCTACCTTCTATCATGGTCAGCCCATTGCTGGCAAAAATGCTGGCAACCGGGGACAGCATAACCGTAAAACTTAAATACAGGTCTGAAGATAAAACCGGGTATAATGTAATAGGCAAAGCGTTAGGTACTAACCTCAAAATGGCCCATCGGGCCATACTTGTCGGTGCCCATCTCGATCATATTGGCCGCATCGGTAACCACATTTATAATGGCGCTAATGACGATGCCAGCGGTTGCGTGACCGAACTTAGTGCTGCAAAAATGCTGGCTGCCCACCCCGCAAAACGCACAGTAATATTCGCTTTCTTTTGTGGCGAGGAGCTTAATCTAAAGGGTTCCCATTGGTTCGCCGACCACTTGCCCGTTCCTCAAAAGGATATCGTGATGACGATCAATCTTGAACAATTGGGCAGTAAGCACCGCTCATTCAAAGGGGTGTGGGCATTGGGTGACCCTCAATTCAAAACGGCCTTTATGAACGCAGGAAAAAACTTTACCACATTAAATCTACAGTTCTCAGCAACGGACTCAGTAAAAGAAGTATTGAGGAATACAGACACTTATAGTTTTATAAATAAACAGATTCCATCATTATTACTGGGTTCCGGTGGCTTTGATGAGCATCACACCCCGCAGGATAAGATCAGCCTGATCGATTTTCCGCATCTGAGAAGAGCAACACATCTACTCTATACTTTTCTCCAGTCAGATTTATAA
- a CDS encoding SDR family NAD(P)-dependent oxidoreductase yields MEDQITSANKPIALVTGANQGVGNEIAKALAANGYVVYVGSRKLENGEKAAAAIGENAKAIQLDVTQQQSINAAIARIENEHAHLDLLVNNAGISHGGTSPKNPEDLMSTGRAVNVSLDEVRTVWETNVFGVIAVTQAALPLLRKSSAARIVNVSSGLGSLTWISDPACWAREHFGIVYAASKTALNAVTLAFALELEKENIKVNATSPGYTATALNNFQGTDSLEVGSREPVRVALDTKGPTGGFTGPEGPLPW; encoded by the coding sequence ATGGAAGATCAAATAACATCTGCGAACAAACCGATTGCCTTAGTGACCGGCGCTAACCAGGGTGTAGGTAATGAAATTGCCAAAGCGCTAGCCGCTAACGGTTATGTGGTATATGTAGGTTCGCGTAAATTGGAAAATGGCGAAAAAGCAGCCGCAGCGATAGGGGAAAATGCCAAGGCTATACAGCTGGATGTTACGCAGCAACAAAGCATCAATGCAGCAATAGCGCGCATTGAAAACGAACATGCCCACCTGGACCTTCTGGTGAATAACGCAGGTATATCACATGGCGGAACATCTCCTAAAAACCCGGAAGATCTTATGAGCACAGGGCGTGCGGTTAATGTATCGCTGGACGAAGTGCGCACCGTATGGGAAACCAACGTGTTCGGCGTTATAGCCGTAACACAGGCTGCTTTACCTTTGCTACGTAAGTCATCGGCTGCACGTATAGTCAATGTATCAAGCGGCCTGGGTTCACTCACCTGGATATCTGACCCGGCTTGCTGGGCAAGAGAGCATTTCGGTATTGTTTACGCTGCCTCTAAAACTGCACTTAACGCGGTTACACTTGCCTTTGCCCTCGAGCTTGAAAAGGAGAACATCAAGGTGAACGCCACCAGCCCGGGCTATACGGCTACCGCACTGAATAATTTCCAGGGAACCGACAGCCTGGAAGTGGGATCACGTGAGCCGGTTCGGGTAGCCCTGGATACAAAAGGCCCAACGGGCGGATTTACCGGCCCCGAAGGCCCACTGCCCTGGTAG
- a CDS encoding SDR family oxidoreductase, with the protein MKNTILITGASSGIGKATAILFQEKGWNVIATMRNPEGESELKALDNVILAQLDVLNLDSIQRAITEGIKQFGKIDVLVNNAGYGAFGPLEAFSRENIIRQFDTNVIGLIDVPRSILPHFRSNKSGVIVNISSIGGKMAFPLGALYHGTKFAVEGISEAMSYELEQFGAKIKIVEPGAIATDFAGRSLDFSNDESMTEYNDIVEKVNEGMPAFFENASPARVVAEVIYEAATDGTDKLRYTAGEDAKGIVAQRKEADDKTFLQGIKGLFKLD; encoded by the coding sequence ATGAAAAACACAATTTTAATTACCGGTGCAAGCAGCGGTATAGGTAAAGCCACAGCTATATTGTTTCAGGAAAAAGGCTGGAATGTGATAGCTACCATGAGAAATCCCGAAGGCGAATCAGAACTTAAAGCTTTGGATAATGTAATCCTGGCCCAACTGGATGTTCTTAACCTTGATAGTATACAACGGGCGATAACTGAAGGCATTAAACAGTTTGGAAAGATTGACGTTCTGGTCAATAACGCAGGTTATGGTGCATTCGGACCATTGGAAGCATTTTCAAGGGAAAATATTATCCGCCAGTTTGATACAAATGTAATTGGGCTTATTGATGTACCCCGTTCAATATTGCCTCACTTTCGCAGTAATAAAAGCGGCGTCATCGTCAACATATCGTCTATAGGCGGCAAGATGGCTTTTCCCTTGGGGGCCTTATATCACGGTACCAAGTTTGCGGTGGAAGGAATATCGGAGGCCATGAGCTACGAACTGGAGCAATTCGGCGCGAAAATTAAGATCGTTGAACCTGGCGCCATCGCTACGGATTTTGCCGGCCGTTCGCTTGACTTTAGTAACGATGAATCGATGACTGAATATAACGATATTGTGGAGAAAGTAAACGAAGGAATGCCAGCTTTTTTTGAGAATGCTTCTCCTGCCCGCGTAGTTGCCGAAGTTATTTACGAAGCGGCAACAGATGGCACCGATAAGCTGCGATACACCGCTGGAGAAGATGCGAAAGGAATTGTTGCCCAACGCAAGGAAGCTGACGATAAAACTTTCTTGCAGGGAATCAAAGGTTTGTTTAAACTTGATTAA
- a CDS encoding sensor histidine kinase: MKTFDWTRLFTWPYKIYTQLLFWVIVFLLYILLKEYPQRMSGITLICLVFQETLELIIPCYSQNLLVLPFLKHRKWLVGFVIYAVQLVVLIELLPYFLNLIGLLFAKLFHITDVVTNWQEQHFAFTMVAFTVMASLAKVGMDRLIRDKEQKENELRHLKAQLNPHFLFNTLNNLYGLSVAESKKLPDLMLKLSDLLRYSLYDTNQHYVALQKEIEYLNNYVELERIRLSGNSDIELTFEGDTAERYIAPLLMIVFIENAFKHFSAAKGEKSFVHIRLAVNGDELHLKVQNSVDPGFAPILSAKRKGGLGLENARQRLNLIYPGQYQLKINKNQDIFETNLIVELT; this comes from the coding sequence ATGAAGACTTTCGACTGGACACGTTTATTTACCTGGCCTTATAAGATTTACACACAACTATTGTTCTGGGTGATAGTTTTCTTATTATACATCCTGCTGAAGGAGTATCCGCAACGCATGAGCGGGATAACATTGATCTGCCTTGTTTTCCAGGAAACGCTCGAGCTCATCATTCCCTGTTATTCACAAAACCTGTTGGTGCTGCCATTTCTAAAACACCGCAAATGGCTTGTGGGGTTCGTTATTTATGCAGTGCAGCTGGTAGTACTTATCGAGTTACTGCCTTATTTTTTGAACCTTATAGGCTTGCTTTTTGCAAAGCTGTTCCATATTACGGACGTGGTTACTAATTGGCAGGAGCAGCATTTTGCTTTCACGATGGTGGCCTTTACCGTGATGGCCTCACTGGCTAAAGTTGGGATGGATCGTTTGATCCGTGATAAAGAACAAAAGGAAAACGAATTGCGGCACCTGAAAGCTCAACTGAACCCTCATTTCCTGTTCAATACCCTGAATAACCTGTATGGCCTATCCGTCGCTGAATCGAAAAAATTGCCTGATTTGATGCTAAAGCTATCCGACCTGCTAAGATATTCACTATATGACACCAACCAGCATTACGTGGCTTTACAAAAAGAGATCGAATATCTAAATAATTATGTGGAGCTGGAGCGGATTAGGCTAAGTGGCAACTCGGATATTGAGTTGACTTTTGAGGGTGATACGGCAGAAAGATATATAGCCCCTTTGCTGATGATCGTATTTATTGAAAACGCGTTCAAGCATTTTTCAGCCGCTAAGGGCGAAAAGTCCTTTGTGCATATCCGGCTTGCTGTAAACGGGGACGAATTGCATTTAAAAGTTCAAAATTCTGTAGATCCCGGATTTGCACCTATTCTTTCAGCCAAACGAAAAGGCGGCCTTGGTTTGGAAAACGCCCGGCAGCGACTCAACCTGATCTATCCGGGGCAATACCAGCTAAAAATCAATAAAAATCAGGATATCTTTGAAACTAACCTTATAGTTGAACTGACATGA
- a CDS encoding ABC transporter permease — MLKNYIKIAWRNLIKHKVFSIINVSGLAIGVAAFWLISLYVADEWSYDRYNEKSDRIFQVAQHGKWNGGSFNLAVTSPPYSQALKADYPEVEEAVRVDLEGGGKIVYNEKQVEAGDISFTDKSIFNVFTYHFLAGDPSTALVKPQSIVLTKTLAEKIFGPDISSAIDKVITFEGEVQNTVTGVIDDVPQNSTFKFSALRSFNADYNGNWGNAGIYTFVLLKDHDDYKKIEARSSDFYNKYLKQNLAGVTYKLELLPLTAIHLHSSLDYQMGNNGNVAYLYVFGIVGLLILSIAVINYVNLTTARSSVRIKEIGTRKVIGSGRLQLLYMFFTESILLAVLATIAGMVLIQAALPYVNMLSGKSLQLWYFGVTKSLVVFALFAVVTGVVSGIYPALFLSGFKTISAMKGQLGNQSSTILFRKGLVVFQFVITILMIIGSCVIYQQLNFVLTKDLGFNKSQMLTFHIRNRDVRAKTDEIKTQLLQSPLIQSVAVAGNPIGNNDIGSTYFSIGADGKKGPDSKLVESLIIDEDFLPAMQIKMAAGRNFMKGPADTANHSILVNETLVKEMGWKNPVGARVRSGIDHGVVTYATVIGVVKDFNTYSLQHKISPMVLSLPSETKDKDNLYVRLGQGNVQAAINYLQKVYARFDPENKADYNFLDQNFAAQYQTEQKQGKLLFVFTILAIGIACLGLFGLITFTAEQRVKEIGIRKVLGASIASIVKLLSQDLMKLVLLAALIASPLAWYSMSKWLQSFAYRVEIQWWIFLLAGVIATVIAFLTVSARSIRAATVNPAKSLKSE; from the coding sequence ATGTTGAAAAATTATATAAAAATAGCCTGGCGTAACCTAATCAAACATAAGGTTTTCTCTATTATCAATGTAAGCGGCCTGGCCATTGGGGTGGCAGCGTTTTGGCTTATCAGTTTATACGTTGCCGATGAATGGAGTTACGACCGATATAATGAAAAATCGGATAGGATTTTCCAGGTAGCCCAACATGGCAAATGGAACGGAGGCAGTTTTAACCTGGCAGTAACATCGCCACCCTATTCACAGGCGTTAAAGGCAGACTATCCCGAAGTTGAAGAGGCCGTACGCGTTGATTTGGAGGGCGGGGGCAAAATTGTTTACAACGAAAAGCAGGTTGAAGCAGGTGATATTTCTTTTACCGATAAAAGCATCTTTAATGTATTTACTTATCATTTTTTGGCCGGCGATCCCAGCACGGCACTTGTAAAGCCACAATCCATTGTTTTAACCAAAACACTGGCCGAAAAGATCTTTGGCCCCGATATTTCATCTGCTATTGATAAAGTAATAACTTTTGAAGGCGAGGTTCAAAATACGGTTACCGGGGTAATTGATGATGTGCCTCAAAACTCTACATTTAAGTTTAGCGCACTCCGTTCATTCAATGCCGATTATAATGGCAACTGGGGCAACGCAGGCATTTACACCTTTGTACTGCTAAAAGACCATGATGACTATAAAAAAATAGAAGCACGCTCCAGCGACTTTTATAACAAATACCTGAAACAAAACCTGGCAGGGGTAACCTATAAACTGGAACTATTGCCACTTACAGCTATTCACCTGCACTCCAGCCTTGACTACCAGATGGGCAATAATGGCAACGTAGCCTACCTGTATGTTTTTGGCATCGTTGGCCTGCTCATCCTGTCAATCGCAGTTATCAATTACGTTAACCTTACCACGGCTCGCTCATCTGTCAGGATCAAAGAAATTGGTACCCGGAAAGTAATAGGCTCGGGCCGCTTGCAATTGCTGTACATGTTTTTTACCGAATCAATCCTGTTGGCCGTGCTGGCCACCATTGCAGGTATGGTGCTCATACAGGCTGCCTTACCCTACGTAAATATGCTATCCGGTAAATCGTTACAGCTTTGGTATTTCGGGGTAACCAAATCGTTGGTGGTTTTTGCATTATTCGCTGTAGTTACCGGCGTGGTAAGTGGCATATACCCGGCTTTGTTCCTTTCGGGCTTCAAAACTATCAGCGCTATGAAGGGGCAGTTGGGTAACCAATCGTCAACCATTCTTTTCCGCAAGGGCCTGGTGGTATTCCAGTTTGTGATTACCATATTGATGATCATTGGGTCATGCGTAATTTACCAGCAACTCAATTTTGTGCTGACTAAAGACCTTGGCTTCAACAAATCGCAAATGCTTACGTTCCACATCCGTAACCGTGACGTGAGGGCGAAAACTGACGAAATTAAAACGCAATTATTGCAAAGCCCTTTGATCCAAAGCGTGGCGGTTGCAGGCAATCCAATCGGCAACAACGATATCGGATCTACCTATTTTAGCATCGGGGCCGACGGTAAAAAAGGTCCGGATAGCAAACTGGTAGAATCGTTGATCATTGATGAAGACTTTTTGCCTGCTATGCAGATAAAAATGGCTGCCGGGCGTAATTTCATGAAAGGTCCTGCCGATACCGCCAACCATTCCATATTGGTTAACGAAACACTGGTGAAAGAAATGGGCTGGAAAAATCCCGTTGGCGCTCGCGTTCGCAGCGGTATAGACCATGGGGTGGTTACCTACGCAACCGTAATTGGCGTAGTAAAGGATTTTAATACCTACTCGTTGCAGCATAAAATTTCGCCTATGGTATTAAGTCTTCCATCCGAAACAAAAGATAAAGATAATTTATACGTGCGGCTGGGCCAGGGCAATGTACAGGCAGCCATCAACTACCTGCAAAAAGTATATGCCCGTTTTGACCCCGAAAATAAAGCAGACTATAATTTTCTTGACCAAAACTTTGCAGCACAATACCAAACCGAGCAAAAGCAAGGTAAGCTACTGTTTGTATTCACCATACTGGCCATTGGTATTGCATGCTTAGGTCTGTTCGGCCTGATCACTTTTACCGCCGAACAAAGGGTTAAGGAAATAGGTATCCGCAAAGTATTAGGCGCCAGTATAGCAAGCATCGTAAAACTGCTATCGCAGGATTTAATGAAGCTTGTATTATTAGCGGCGCTGATAGCATCTCCATTAGCCTGGTATAGCATGAGCAAATGGCTGCAAAGCTTTGCATACCGTGTCGAGATCCAATGGTGGATATTCCTGCTGGCAGGTGTTATAGCCACTGTAATCGCTTTTTTAACCGTAAGTGCACGATCGATAAGGGCAGCCACAGTTAATCCGGCTAAGAGCCTTAAAAGCGAGTAG